A part of Arachis hypogaea cultivar Tifrunner chromosome 12, arahy.Tifrunner.gnm2.J5K5, whole genome shotgun sequence genomic DNA contains:
- the LOC112727392 gene encoding uncharacterized protein isoform X1 has protein sequence MENRKGDRGRGRRREGEDEQRYGAWRRYRAAVAEKKERGERDPRRRGRSYRRATPRFLVRVLPLPFAEGETRREDADLHHRASLSSSSLHHCRSLFPLPSGFAAAAIESDAAEEESFLFHCRRRRPWLLLFIWLLESLQLEFVTGGEKRLHHPLHFDIEPLFLTIIDAAAAVPVALKSPLQLPV, from the exons ATGGAGAACAGGAAGGGAGACAGAGGACGAGGGAGAAGGAGAGAGGGGGAGGACGAACAACGCTATGGAGCTTGGCGCCGCTACCGAGCTGCTGTCgcagagaagaaagagagaggcgAACGTGACCCACGGAGGAGAGGAAGGAGCTACCGTCGAGCCACGCCCCGTTTCCTTGTTCGTGTATTGCCGTTGCCGTTCGCTGAGGGTGAGACGCGAAGAGAAGATGCTGACCTGCACCATCGTGCCTCGCTATCTTCGTCGAGCCTTCATCATTGTCGCTCCCTATTCCCGTTGCCATCAGGGTTTGCTGCCGCTGCCATTGAGAGTGACGCAGCAGAGGAGGAGTCGTTCCTCTTCCACTGCCGTCGCCGGAGACCTTGGTTGCTACTGTTCATATGG TTGTTGGAATCGTTACAGCTGGAATTTGTCACCGGGGGAGAGAAGCGGCTGCACCATCCTCTTCATTTTGACATTGAACCTCTATTCCTAACCAT AATTGATGCTGCTGCCGCCGTCCCGGTTGCGTTGAAATCGCCGCTGCAGTTGCCAGTTTAG
- the LOC112727392 gene encoding uncharacterized protein isoform X2 translates to MENRKGDRGRGRRREGEDEQRYGAWRRYRAAVAEKKERGERDPRRRGRSYRRATPRFLVRVLPLPFAEGETRREDADLHHRASLSSSSLHHCRSLFPLPSGFAAAAIESDAAEEESFLFHCRRRRPWLLLFIWLEFVTGGEKRLHHPLHFDIEPLFLTIIDAAAAVPVALKSPLQLPV, encoded by the exons ATGGAGAACAGGAAGGGAGACAGAGGACGAGGGAGAAGGAGAGAGGGGGAGGACGAACAACGCTATGGAGCTTGGCGCCGCTACCGAGCTGCTGTCgcagagaagaaagagagaggcgAACGTGACCCACGGAGGAGAGGAAGGAGCTACCGTCGAGCCACGCCCCGTTTCCTTGTTCGTGTATTGCCGTTGCCGTTCGCTGAGGGTGAGACGCGAAGAGAAGATGCTGACCTGCACCATCGTGCCTCGCTATCTTCGTCGAGCCTTCATCATTGTCGCTCCCTATTCCCGTTGCCATCAGGGTTTGCTGCCGCTGCCATTGAGAGTGACGCAGCAGAGGAGGAGTCGTTCCTCTTCCACTGCCGTCGCCGGAGACCTTGGTTGCTACTGTTCATATGG CTGGAATTTGTCACCGGGGGAGAGAAGCGGCTGCACCATCCTCTTCATTTTGACATTGAACCTCTATTCCTAACCAT AATTGATGCTGCTGCCGCCGTCCCGGTTGCGTTGAAATCGCCGCTGCAGTTGCCAGTTTAG